The following proteins are co-located in the Pseudostreptobacillus hongkongensis genome:
- a CDS encoding helix-turn-helix domain-containing protein yields MNELNKYNIINDLVLGKINKNRASFILNLTRRQINRLIIKFKNEGKTSFIHDNRNKKPSTTTSKEISHTIININHLTEIIKEDYDISVSNTLFSLAVKLEIKL; encoded by the coding sequence TATTATTAATGATTTAGTTTTAGGTAAAATTAACAAGAATAGAGCTTCTTTTATTTTAAATTTAACTCGTAGACAAATCAATAGACTTATCATTAAATTCAAAAATGAAGGGAAAACTAGTTTTATTCATGATAATAGAAATAAAAAACCTTCAACTACTACTTCTAAAGAAATTAGTCATACAATAATAAATATAAATCATCTTACCGAAATTATTAAAGAAGATTATGACATCTCTGTATCTAATACTTTATTTTCTTTAGCTGTTAAATTGGAAATTAAATTATAG